One genomic region from Bubalus bubalis isolate 160015118507 breed Murrah chromosome 24, NDDB_SH_1, whole genome shotgun sequence encodes:
- the FKBP6 gene encoding inactive peptidyl-prolyl cis-trans isomerase FKBP6 isoform X1, with product MSVSSRPLNGLSRLDSEDRSPYQRLSQRMLDISGDRGVLKDVIREGAGELVTPDASVLVKYSGYLEHMDKPFDSNCFRKTPRLMKLGEDITLWGMELGLLSMRRGELARFLFKPTYAYGMLGCPPLIPPNTTVLFEIELLDFLDSAESDKFCALSAEQQSQFPLQKVLKVAATEREFGNYLFRQNRFYDAKMRYKRALLLLHRRTAPPEEQHLVETAKLLVFLNLSFTYLKLERPTMALRYGEQALIIDRKNAKALFRCGQACLLMTEYQKARDFLVRAQREQPFNHDINNELKKLASYYRDYMDREREMCHRMFAPGDNGSTVGEN from the exons ATGAGCGTCTCCTCGCGGCCCCTGAACGGATTGTCACGGTTGGACTCGGAAGATCGG TCTCCGTACCAGCGCTTAAGTCAAAGGATGCTGGACATTTCGGGGGACCGAGGCGTGCTGAAGGATGTCATTCGAGAGGGAGCTGGAGAGCTGGTGACACCGGACGCCTCCGTGCTCG TGAAATATTCTGGATATCTGGAGCACATGGACAAGCCTTTTGATTCTAATTGCTTTAGGAAAACGCCTCGGCTCATGAAACTTGGAGAGG ATATCACACTGTGGGGCATGGAGCTGGGCCTTCTGAGCATGCGGAGAGGGGAGCTGGCCAGGTTCCTGTTCAAACCCACCTATGCTTACGGAATGCTGGGCTGCCCTCCCCTGATCCCCCCAAACACCACCGTCTTGTTTGAGATCGAGTTGCTCGACTTCCTGGACTCTGCTGAGTCAGACAAGTTTTGTGCCCTCTCAGCC GAGCAACAGAGTCAATTTCCACTTCAGAAGGTCCTAAAGGTGGCAGCTACTGAACGAGAGTTTGGCAACTACCTTTTCCGCCAAAATCGTTTCTATGATGCCAAAATGAGATACAAACGG GCCTTGTTGCTCCTCCACCGGCGAACAGCGCCTCCTGAAGAGCAGCACTTGGTGGAGACCGCCAAGCTGCTTGTTTTCCTCAACCTGTCCTTTACTTACCTGAAGCTGGAGCGCCCCACCATGGCCCTGCGCTATGGAGAGCAGGCTCTGATCATTGACCGAAAGAATGCCAAGGCCCTCTTCCGCTGTGGACAG GCTTGTCTCCTTATGACTGAGTACCAGAAGGCCCGGGATTTTCTCGTCCGAGCCCAGAGGGAGCAGCCCTTCAATCATGACATCAATAACGAGCTGAAGAAACTGGCCAG CTATTACAGGGACTacatggacagagagagagaaatgtgtcACCGGATGTTTGCTCCTGGCGACAATGGCTCTACAGTAGGAGAAAACTAA
- the FKBP6 gene encoding inactive peptidyl-prolyl cis-trans isomerase FKBP6 isoform X2, translated as MGGSTRNPGVLQRHDSPSQSPYQRLSQRMLDISGDRGVLKDVIREGAGELVTPDASVLVKYSGYLEHMDKPFDSNCFRKTPRLMKLGEDITLWGMELGLLSMRRGELARFLFKPTYAYGMLGCPPLIPPNTTVLFEIELLDFLDSAESDKFCALSAEQQSQFPLQKVLKVAATEREFGNYLFRQNRFYDAKMRYKRALLLLHRRTAPPEEQHLVETAKLLVFLNLSFTYLKLERPTMALRYGEQALIIDRKNAKALFRCGQACLLMTEYQKARDFLVRAQREQPFNHDINNELKKLASYYRDYMDREREMCHRMFAPGDNGSTVGEN; from the exons ATGGGGGGCAGCACCCGGAACCCGGGAGTCTTGCAAAGACACGACTCCCCCAGCCAG TCTCCGTACCAGCGCTTAAGTCAAAGGATGCTGGACATTTCGGGGGACCGAGGCGTGCTGAAGGATGTCATTCGAGAGGGAGCTGGAGAGCTGGTGACACCGGACGCCTCCGTGCTCG TGAAATATTCTGGATATCTGGAGCACATGGACAAGCCTTTTGATTCTAATTGCTTTAGGAAAACGCCTCGGCTCATGAAACTTGGAGAGG ATATCACACTGTGGGGCATGGAGCTGGGCCTTCTGAGCATGCGGAGAGGGGAGCTGGCCAGGTTCCTGTTCAAACCCACCTATGCTTACGGAATGCTGGGCTGCCCTCCCCTGATCCCCCCAAACACCACCGTCTTGTTTGAGATCGAGTTGCTCGACTTCCTGGACTCTGCTGAGTCAGACAAGTTTTGTGCCCTCTCAGCC GAGCAACAGAGTCAATTTCCACTTCAGAAGGTCCTAAAGGTGGCAGCTACTGAACGAGAGTTTGGCAACTACCTTTTCCGCCAAAATCGTTTCTATGATGCCAAAATGAGATACAAACGG GCCTTGTTGCTCCTCCACCGGCGAACAGCGCCTCCTGAAGAGCAGCACTTGGTGGAGACCGCCAAGCTGCTTGTTTTCCTCAACCTGTCCTTTACTTACCTGAAGCTGGAGCGCCCCACCATGGCCCTGCGCTATGGAGAGCAGGCTCTGATCATTGACCGAAAGAATGCCAAGGCCCTCTTCCGCTGTGGACAG GCTTGTCTCCTTATGACTGAGTACCAGAAGGCCCGGGATTTTCTCGTCCGAGCCCAGAGGGAGCAGCCCTTCAATCATGACATCAATAACGAGCTGAAGAAACTGGCCAG CTATTACAGGGACTacatggacagagagagagaaatgtgtcACCGGATGTTTGCTCCTGGCGACAATGGCTCTACAGTAGGAGAAAACTAA